Proteins co-encoded in one Trueperella abortisuis genomic window:
- a CDS encoding IS1/IS1595 family N-terminal zinc-binding domain-containing protein, which translates to MRRPNPHARRCPICQTATKKNGSTSAGRQRWRCPACGHSFTSTHRRQQREKQFREFVEFITDTEPKRRLTGSTRTWDRDHAWCWDTRPIWDITGEVHDQIFIDGTYIAHGWCVLVAATTDGVIAYQLCAKESKAAYTALLSRIPAPAVVTTDGDRGALAAIKACWPTSRLQRCLVHIQRNIRTLTTTRPKTDQHKALYKLALDLTKITTADQAIAWQKGLAAFHTLYDT; encoded by the coding sequence GTGAGAAGACCAAACCCGCACGCCCGCCGCTGCCCGATTTGTCAGACCGCCACGAAGAAGAACGGCTCAACGAGTGCTGGCCGGCAGCGCTGGAGATGCCCGGCTTGTGGCCACAGCTTCACCAGCACTCATCGGCGTCAGCAACGCGAAAAACAGTTCCGCGAATTCGTTGAATTCATTACCGACACTGAACCCAAACGTCGCCTAACCGGCTCTACTCGGACGTGGGATCGCGATCACGCTTGGTGTTGGGATACCCGCCCGATCTGGGACATCACCGGAGAGGTTCATGACCAGATCTTCATCGACGGGACCTACATCGCTCACGGCTGGTGCGTCTTGGTGGCGGCTACCACTGACGGTGTTATCGCCTACCAGCTATGCGCCAAAGAATCCAAAGCCGCCTACACGGCCTTACTGTCGCGTATCCCTGCTCCGGCCGTGGTCACCACCGACGGGGACCGCGGGGCCCTGGCCGCGATCAAGGCCTGCTGGCCTACCAGCCGCCTGCAACGGTGCCTAGTCCACATCCAGCGCAACATCCGCACCCTGACCACCACCCGCCCCAAGACCGACCAGCACAAGGCCCTATACAAACTGGCCTTGGACCTGACCAAGATCACCACCGCCGACCAAGCCATCGCCTGGCAAAAAGGCCTCGCAGCCTTCCACACCCTCTACGACACCTAG
- the gltX gene encoding glutamate--tRNA ligase — MSTSHSSVRVRFCPSPTGMPHVGMVRTCLFNWAYARHTGGTFVFRIEDTDAQRDSQESFNQIIDSLTWLGLDWDEGIGVGGPHAPYRQSERMDIYKDVAAKLLEAGYAYESFSTPEEVEARHRAAGRDPKLGYDGFDRDLTEAQKEAFRAEGRAPVLRIRMPDEDVTFTDLVRGEITFKAGSVPDYVIMRGNGQPLYTLTNPVDDALMEITHVLRGEDLLSSTPRQIVLYDALKAIGVAKETPLFGHLPYVMGEGNKKLSKRDPEANLLLHRDRGMLPEGLLNYLGLLGWSIAADRDLFSREEMAQAFDVADVNPNPARFDDKKCVAINAEHIRMLEVSDLRDRLVPFLKREGIIDAESYAAADVEERRLLDAATPLVQTRIQLLGEAPALMGFLFISAGEIEYNEKAVAKLRDSAPAALDAAIAAFEQISPESWDVDAIKAGVDEHVVAALELKPRLAFQPLFVAVTGTNVSLPVVDSMAILGKDETLARLRRFRATL, encoded by the coding sequence ATGAGCACTTCACATTCATCCGTCCGCGTCCGCTTCTGTCCGTCTCCCACCGGCATGCCGCACGTCGGCATGGTGCGCACCTGCCTGTTCAACTGGGCCTACGCCCGCCACACCGGCGGCACCTTCGTGTTCCGTATCGAGGACACGGACGCCCAGCGTGATTCCCAGGAATCCTTTAACCAGATCATCGACTCCCTGACCTGGCTCGGCTTGGACTGGGACGAGGGCATCGGGGTCGGCGGCCCGCACGCCCCCTACCGGCAAAGCGAGCGCATGGACATTTACAAGGACGTGGCGGCGAAGCTGCTGGAGGCGGGATACGCCTACGAGTCCTTCTCCACCCCGGAGGAGGTTGAGGCCCGTCACCGCGCGGCTGGCCGCGACCCGAAGCTCGGCTACGACGGCTTCGACCGCGACCTGACCGAGGCACAGAAGGAGGCCTTCCGCGCCGAAGGCCGCGCACCGGTGCTGCGCATCCGCATGCCGGACGAGGACGTGACCTTCACGGACCTCGTGCGCGGCGAGATCACCTTTAAGGCCGGCTCGGTGCCCGACTACGTCATCATGCGCGGCAACGGTCAGCCGCTCTACACGCTGACCAACCCGGTAGACGATGCACTCATGGAGATCACCCACGTGCTTCGCGGTGAGGATCTGCTCTCGTCCACCCCGCGCCAGATCGTGCTGTACGATGCACTCAAGGCCATCGGCGTGGCGAAGGAGACCCCGTTGTTTGGCCACCTTCCCTACGTCATGGGGGAGGGCAACAAGAAGCTTTCCAAGCGCGACCCCGAAGCCAACCTCCTCCTGCACCGCGACCGCGGCATGCTCCCCGAGGGCCTGCTCAACTACCTGGGCCTGCTCGGATGGTCGATCGCCGCGGACCGTGACCTCTTCAGCCGTGAGGAGATGGCACAGGCCTTCGACGTGGCCGACGTCAACCCCAACCCCGCCCGCTTCGACGACAAGAAGTGCGTGGCCATCAACGCCGAGCACATCCGCATGCTCGAGGTGAGCGATTTGCGCGACCGTCTTGTGCCGTTCTTGAAGCGCGAAGGCATCATCGACGCCGAATCCTACGCGGCCGCCGACGTCGAAGAACGTCGTCTCCTCGACGCCGCCACCCCGCTCGTCCAGACCCGTATCCAGCTCCTCGGCGAGGCGCCCGCGCTCATGGGCTTCCTCTTTATCAGCGCGGGCGAGATCGAGTACAACGAGAAGGCCGTAGCCAAGCTTCGCGACTCGGCACCCGCCGCGCTCGACGCCGCTATCGCAGCCTTCGAACAGATCTCGCCCGAGTCTTGGGACGTCGACGCCATCAAGGCCGGCGTCGACGAGCACGTGGTCGCCGCCCTCGAGCTCAAGCCGCGCCTGGCCTTCCAGCCGCTCTTCGTGGCCGTGACGGGCACGAACGTGTCATTGCCCGTGGTCGACTCGATGGCGATCCTCGGAAAGGACGAGACGCTCGCGCGCCTGCGCCGCTTCCGCGCCACGCTTTAG
- a CDS encoding IS1182 family transposase — MDKRFRPVFQHQPMLLPPDIEQLIDQDALVRVVDAIVDHIDRELIDGLYPGGGAPAYDPVMLLKVVMYCYASGIYSSRQIAQATRKDLHAMWLTGLQPISHNTINRFRSSRIEPVFEQIFTQVVQLLADRGYIDLSTYFLDGTKIEANANKFSFVWSKSTARYKTNLQTKIHAHLAAINQLEADEESGGQLQPEHIDSTVLKEVGQRISQRLADNPKDKTLKQTNRLIEKEWAPRLAKYETQEKIAGSRGSYSKTDPDATFMRMKDDHMGNGQLKAAYNIQVGTSGQFIIDATVHQRPGDTACMIDHCEHLQQAMGKLPPIVVADAGYGSEQNYAYLEEHNVLALVKHNEFYRLTRNKKWREDPFRIANWPYDQASDTYTCPNNQTLAFNRESTTTTTLGYPSTARFYRCRSCEGCPLRAKCIRSDNPKTCRQISINPSAQAYKDKATKALRTEEGKRLRKQRSTDVETVFGDIKRGSIDKKCVL; from the coding sequence ATGGACAAGCGTTTCCGACCAGTTTTTCAGCATCAACCCATGCTGCTTCCCCCTGATATTGAACAGCTCATCGACCAAGACGCACTCGTACGAGTCGTTGACGCGATCGTGGACCATATCGATCGTGAACTCATCGATGGTCTCTACCCCGGAGGCGGAGCACCGGCCTACGATCCGGTGATGCTGCTCAAAGTGGTGATGTATTGCTATGCCAGTGGCATCTACTCCTCTCGCCAGATCGCCCAGGCCACAAGGAAGGACCTGCATGCGATGTGGCTTACCGGGTTGCAGCCCATCTCGCATAACACGATCAACCGCTTCCGGTCTTCACGTATTGAACCAGTCTTCGAACAGATCTTTACCCAGGTCGTCCAGCTACTGGCTGATCGAGGCTATATCGACTTATCAACCTATTTCCTTGACGGGACCAAGATCGAGGCCAATGCTAATAAGTTTTCCTTCGTGTGGTCGAAATCCACTGCGCGTTATAAGACGAATTTGCAAACCAAGATCCACGCTCACTTGGCCGCAATTAACCAGCTGGAGGCTGATGAAGAAAGCGGTGGACAGCTTCAGCCTGAGCATATCGATTCAACGGTGTTAAAGGAGGTAGGTCAGCGTATTAGCCAGCGCCTTGCTGATAACCCAAAAGATAAGACCTTAAAGCAAACCAATCGGCTCATCGAAAAGGAATGGGCTCCCAGGCTGGCAAAGTACGAGACCCAGGAAAAGATCGCTGGATCGCGCGGGTCGTATTCGAAGACTGACCCCGATGCTACTTTCATGCGCATGAAAGATGATCACATGGGAAATGGGCAACTCAAAGCTGCTTATAACATCCAAGTGGGTACCAGTGGTCAGTTCATCATTGATGCCACCGTCCATCAACGTCCCGGCGATACCGCGTGCATGATTGACCACTGTGAGCACCTTCAGCAAGCAATGGGTAAGTTACCCCCAATCGTGGTTGCTGACGCCGGCTATGGCTCAGAACAAAACTATGCCTACCTCGAAGAACACAACGTCCTTGCCCTGGTCAAACACAATGAGTTCTACCGCCTGACAAGGAATAAGAAATGGCGTGAAGACCCCTTCAGGATTGCTAATTGGCCCTACGACCAAGCCAGTGATACCTACACCTGTCCCAATAACCAAACCCTGGCCTTCAACCGTGAAAGCACCACCACAACCACCCTTGGCTACCCCTCCACCGCACGCTTTTACCGATGTCGCTCATGTGAAGGCTGCCCGCTTAGAGCCAAATGCATCAGATCAGATAACCCAAAGACCTGCCGTCAAATCAGTATCAACCCATCAGCCCAGGCCTACAAAGACAAAGCCACCAAAGCACTAAGAACCGAAGAAGGAAAAAGGCTAAGAAAGCAACGCTCAACCGACGTAGAAACAGTCTTCGGAGACATCAAACGCGGGTCAATAGACAAAAAATGTGTTTTATGA
- a CDS encoding transposase, translated as MFCLLTLKRNHHFTRFTLRSLKKVALEFRLIAIGHNIRKAHIANQHHEQANKN; from the coding sequence ATTTTTTGTCTATTAACCCTCAAACGCAACCACCACTTCACACGCTTCACCTTGCGCTCGTTGAAGAAAGTCGCCCTCGAATTTCGCCTCATTGCTATCGGACACAACATAAGAAAGGCACACATCGCCAACCAACACCACGAACAAGCCAACAAGAACTAA
- a CDS encoding IS1249 family transposase, with the protein MRRPNPHARRCPICQTATKKNGSTSAGRQRWRCPACGHSFTSTHRRQQREKQFREFVEFITDTEPKRRLTGSTRTWDRDHAWCWDTRPIWDITGEVHDQIFIDGTYIAHGWCVLVAATTDGVIAYQLCAKESKAAYTALLSRIPAPAVVTTDGDRGALAAIKACWPTSRLQRCLVHIQRNIRTLTTTRPKTDQHKALYKLALDLTKITTADQAIAWQKGLAAFHTLYDTWLAERTYKATVAPSQIPRFAQNNKSWWYTHHATRRLVRALDGYVKAGVLFTYLDPTTGATSPLASTTNSLEGGTNAVLKTYLRAHRGLSEEHMKTALDYFLYTRSIDPQPLATFINNTPATTKPKPEPEPDGPAYIDNAINTQAPWDDGLTIHQGWAGH; encoded by the coding sequence GTGAGAAGACCAAACCCGCACGCCCGCCGCTGCCCGATTTGTCAGACCGCCACGAAGAAGAACGGCTCAACGAGTGCTGGCCGGCAGCGCTGGAGATGCCCGGCTTGTGGCCACAGCTTCACCAGCACTCATCGGCGCCAGCAACGCGAAAAACAGTTCCGCGAATTCGTTGAATTCATTACCGACACTGAACCCAAACGTCGCCTAACCGGCTCTACTCGGACGTGGGATCGCGATCACGCTTGGTGTTGGGATACCCGCCCGATCTGGGACATCACCGGAGAGGTTCATGACCAGATCTTCATCGACGGGACCTACATCGCTCACGGCTGGTGCGTCTTGGTGGCGGCTACCACTGACGGTGTTATCGCCTACCAGCTATGCGCCAAAGAATCCAAAGCCGCCTACACGGCCTTACTGTCGCGTATCCCTGCTCCGGCCGTGGTCACCACCGACGGGGACCGCGGGGCCCTGGCCGCGATCAAGGCCTGCTGGCCTACCAGCCGCCTGCAACGGTGCCTAGTCCACATCCAGCGCAACATCCGCACCCTGACCACCACCCGCCCCAAGACCGACCAGCACAAGGCCCTATACAAACTGGCCTTGGACCTGACCAAGATCACCACCGCCGACCAAGCCATCGCCTGGCAAAAAGGCCTCGCAGCCTTCCACACCCTCTACGACACCTGGCTGGCCGAACGCACCTACAAGGCCACTGTCGCCCCCTCACAGATCCCGCGCTTTGCCCAGAACAACAAGTCCTGGTGGTATACCCACCACGCCACCAGGCGCCTGGTCAGAGCCTTAGACGGCTACGTCAAGGCCGGGGTGCTCTTTACCTACCTCGACCCCACCACAGGCGCGACAAGCCCCCTGGCCTCAACCACGAACTCCTTAGAAGGCGGGACGAACGCCGTGCTGAAGACCTACCTACGAGCCCACCGCGGCCTATCCGAAGAGCACATGAAGACCGCCCTGGACTACTTCCTCTACACCCGCTCCATCGACCCCCAACCCCTGGCCACGTTCATCAACAACACCCCCGCCACCACCAAGCCCAAACCCGAACCTGAGCCCGACGGGCCAGCCTACATCGACAACGCCATCAACACCCAAGCCCCTTGGGACGACGGCCTGACCATCCACCAAGGCTGGGCAGGACACTAA